The Campylobacter sp. MIT 12-8780 genome contains the following window.
CTTTTTTGTATAAATTTGTATTTTTGCACGAGCTCATCTAGGGTTTTTTCTAGGTAAGGGCTAAGTTTTTTGACATTTTCTAGGATTTTTTCTTCTTTAAATGCTTTAAATACAGCATTAACAGCCGCACATGCTAAAGGATTGCCCCCATAAGTGCTTCCATGATCGCCATACTCAAGCGAGTGCTGAGCTACCTTTTCACTTACTACAAAAGCTCCTACGCTAAGCCCACAACCAAGAGCCTTTGCGCTTGTCATCACATCAGGTAAAACGCCAAAATGCTCGTATGCAAAAAACTTCCCACTTCGCCCCATACCACACTGAATTTCATCAGCGATAAGCAAAATGTCTTTTTCATCACAAAGCTTTCTTAAAGCCTCATAAAAAGCCTTTTGCGCTGGGTTAATCCCTCCTTCGCCTTGCACGCTTTCAAGCACTATGGCACAAGTTTTATCGCTTAGTTTTGCTAGCACGCTTTCAAGCTTGTTAAACTCGGCAAATTTTACTCCGCGGATAAGTGGCTTAAAGGGCTTTTGGTATTTTTCATTTGCTGTTAGGCTTAAAGCTCCTAGTGTGCGTCCGTGAAAAGAGTGCTTCATCGCTATAAACTCAGCATTTTTAATGCCTTTATTATACGCGTACCTGCGAGCAACTTTCATCGCTCCTTCTATAGCTTCTGTGCCTGAATTTGTGAAAAAAACACGGCTTAAACCACTTGCTTTGGCTAGGTTTGAAGCAGCAGTAGCGATATTTTCGTTATAAAAAAGGTTACTTGTGTGTATAAGCTTATCAAGCTGTGTTTTTAAGGCTTCATTAAAGCCCTTGTGCGTATAGCCTAAGGCACAAACCCCTATCCCAGCAGCAAAGTCAAGAAAAACTTGTCCCTTATCATCGTAAAGATACACGCCCTCGCCTCTTTCAAGCACGAGATCAAAGCGTTTGTAAGTTTGCACTATATGGCTTTGTTCTTTGTATGACTTCATAAATCCCCTCCTATCAATGTCCCTAAACCATCATCTGTAAAAATTTCAAGCAAAAGGCTGTGTTTAACGCGTCCGTCCAAGATATGCACTCTTTTTACGCCATTTTCAAGGGCATCAACGCAAGAATTAAGCTTTACAAGCATACCGCCTTGTGTGTGCTTGATAAGCTCTTTTGCTTCTTTGATCCCTATCCTTGAGATGAGTGAGTTTTTATCCTCGTAGTTTTTATAAAGTCCCTCGACATCGCTTAAAAACACAAGTTTTTCAGCCCTTAAAGCCTTTGCAACCTCGCACGCTACATCATCAGCATTGATATTAAAACTTTCGTAGTTTTCATTCATACCAATAGGAGCGATGATAGGCAAAAAGTCCTTTTCTAGCAAGTCTTTAAGCACACTTTGGCGCACGCTTTTGATACGCCCTACAAAGCCCAAACTTTCATCTTGCTTTTCACAATGCAAAAGCCCGCCATCTTTGCCACAAATTCCAAGCGCTTTCACGCCTTGACATTCAAGGTTTTGCACTAAGGTTTTATTGATCTTAAAAAGCACCATTTCAGCCACTTCTACAGCTTCTTTTGAGCTTATTCTAAGCCCGTTTTTAAATTCGCTTTTGACATTGAGTTTTTCGCACATTGAAGTGATTTCTTTACCACCACCATGCACGATAACAGGCTTTAAGCCGACAAGCTTTAAAAGGGCTATGTCTTGCATAACGCTGATTTTAAGGGCTTCATTTTCCATAGCCGATCCGCCGTATTTAATCACTATGATTTTAGAATTAAACTTGCGTATATATGGCAAAGCTTCAATGAGCGTATTTGCTTTTTCAAGATAAGTTTTCATCGCTTTTTCTCGCTTTTTATACAAAAATTTTCTTAAAATTGTAGTATCTTTTTGCTTTATTTTTAATGTGTTTTATATAAATTTATAAGTTTTTAAATCAAAAAAATTATAATTACTCAAAAAAGGATACCTAATGATATACTATCTTACCGCTTTTTGCATGGGGCTTGCTATCGCGTTTTTATTTATATTTTCATAAAAAAAGATTTTTATGCTATAATGCTGATTTTTTATCGATTAAAAGGATATGCTTTGCGTTTGATACTTTTTGTTTTACCGGCTCTTTTGCTTATTTTCAGTGCTTGTGCAAACCACGCAGCAGATAATCAATTTTACGAAAAAGCTTTAAGCGATCATTTTTGTTCTGAAAGCTTCTTTAAAGCAGAACAAAAGCGAATGGATAGCAACAAAGATATCATTTACACAGGCTTAAACGCAGGAGCCATCGCAAGAAATTGTCAAGATTTTAATACCAGCAATGATTTCTTAGATAAAGCTGAAGAGGCTTATAAATACGATGTAGATTTAGAAGGACTTGGATCAAAAGGTGCAAGGCTTGTTGGATCAGCCCTTGTAAATGAAGCTGTGTTTGATTATCAAGGCACGCTTTATGAAAGGATAATGGTTAATGTCTATAAGGGCTTAAATTTTATGAGTTTAAACGACTTTGAAAACGCAAGAGTTGAATTTAACAGGGCTTTAATGCGTCAAGACAAGGCAAAAGAGTACTTTGCAAGCCAAATCGCAGCCAGTAGAGCCGAATTTGAAGAAGCCAAAAAAACACAAAATTTTGATGAAAATATGCAGCAAAACTATGAAAATGTGCTCTCACAATACGATCACCTCCTCAAAGACTTTGATACAAGTAAAAACTTTATCAACCCTTATGCTACCTACACCGCAGCCTTATTTTTCTTTTTAGATAAAGATTATACAAGGGCGGTTGATTTGCTTAAAGAAGTGGCGGTGATTAACTCAAGAAGTGCCGAGTTTAAAAAAGAATTTAGAGTGTTTAACCAATACGCTTCCTCAACAAACCCACAAAGACTTCAAAAATACATCTTTGTTGTGTATGAAAGTGGCTTTGGAGCTGGGCTTGATGAGCTTAGCTTTACGCTACCTTTTATCTTTGATGATAATCTCATCACAAGTTCTTTTGCGCTACCAACCTTGAAAAAAAGGGAAAATTCCTTTAGCTATCTGCTTGCAAATGAGACTAAAACTTCACAATTTGTCAGCTTTGATGATGTGATTGCCACTGAGTTTAAAACAGAGCTTGCAAGTAAGATCACTAAAGCTATCAGCTCAACCATACTTAAAACCACGCTTAATGCTGCAGTGGCTAAAAATGATCCAACAGGAGGCTTACTTAGCATGGCAAGCAGCATAGTTACAGCCTCGACAAGCAGAGCTGATGTGCGTTTTTGGAATGCTTTACCTAAATTTGCAAGCGTAGCAATGATAGAAAATAATGGCGAACTTGTCATAAAAAGCGATGATGGCAGGATTCTTTACACAAACAATGAAATCAACAAAGATAAAAACGCTATGCTTGTGATAAGATCGTATTTAAGATACTTACCAAATGCGTTTTATCTAATCCAACCTTAAAGGAGAAAAAATGAGGAAAAATTTACTTATCTTAAGCCTTGCAAGTCTTGCTTTTGTCTTTCTTGCTTGCTCAAGTAAAGAACCAAACGCTTTAGAAAAAAGGGTGCAAAAGCACATTAGCTTTCAAGGCGTAGAAAAGCAAATCGTAAAAGAATTTAACTATAAAACCAATAGCAACGGCTTGCTTGAATTTGAACTTGTGCTTTTAAGTGAAGATGAGCTTAAACTCAGCTATCAAATTTCGTGGAAAGATGAAGACGGCTTTACACTTAAGACTTATCAAGATGGTGTGTTTAAAGACATTACGCTCAAAGAAAATCAAGAGTTTTTGATCCAAAGAGTAGCAAGCGATAAAGACGCTAGCGATTTTAGGATCATTTTAAGTGAAAAATAAATTCAAAAAGGAGAAACAATGAAAAAAATTCAAACACTAGCTCTAAGCGTTATGCTTGGCGCACTACTCACAGCGTGCGGCACTAAGCCTGTTTATACTGATGGCAAAAGCGGACAAGTCAAACAAGGCGATGCGCTGACTTTAGGACT
Protein-coding sequences here:
- a CDS encoding aspartate aminotransferase family protein; this translates as MKSYKEQSHIVQTYKRFDLVLERGEGVYLYDDKGQVFLDFAAGIGVCALGYTHKGFNEALKTQLDKLIHTSNLFYNENIATAASNLAKASGLSRVFFTNSGTEAIEGAMKVARRYAYNKGIKNAEFIAMKHSFHGRTLGALSLTANEKYQKPFKPLIRGVKFAEFNKLESVLAKLSDKTCAIVLESVQGEGGINPAQKAFYEALRKLCDEKDILLIADEIQCGMGRSGKFFAYEHFGVLPDVMTSAKALGCGLSVGAFVVSEKVAQHSLEYGDHGSTYGGNPLACAAVNAVFKAFKEEKILENVKKLSPYLEKTLDELVQKYKFIQKRSGLGFMQGLSLSPKVKVADVLSKARENKLILISCGKNDLRFLPPLIIKKEHIDEMKERLEQSLKAFV
- the argB gene encoding acetylglutamate kinase, yielding MKTYLEKANTLIEALPYIRKFNSKIIVIKYGGSAMENEALKISVMQDIALLKLVGLKPVIVHGGGKEITSMCEKLNVKSEFKNGLRISSKEAVEVAEMVLFKINKTLVQNLECQGVKALGICGKDGGLLHCEKQDESLGFVGRIKSVRQSVLKDLLEKDFLPIIAPIGMNENYESFNINADDVACEVAKALRAEKLVFLSDVEGLYKNYEDKNSLISRIGIKEAKELIKHTQGGMLVKLNSCVDALENGVKRVHILDGRVKHSLLLEIFTDDGLGTLIGGDL
- a CDS encoding DUF1425 domain-containing protein is translated as MRKNLLILSLASLAFVFLACSSKEPNALEKRVQKHISFQGVEKQIVKEFNYKTNSNGLLEFELVLLSEDELKLSYQISWKDEDGFTLKTYQDGVFKDITLKENQEFLIQRVASDKDASDFRIILSEK